One Nematostella vectensis chromosome 10, jaNemVect1.1, whole genome shotgun sequence genomic window carries:
- the LOC5512523 gene encoding substance-K receptor, which translates to MAANGTTNGSTSNILGCGPSFGDSYFSKVAIITANVAMSFLAILGNSLVVRIIQKNPRMRTSFNYYIANMAASDVLVQFFSTPRIVSDALLAPRVWLITGPFGEILCKLVFFVQDICTAVSIECLVLIAIDRFLAVVTPTRARSTSTKIRAVIIIMTWVVAGLISSPQLHFSVLYTGNNTHHVRCVIDWGSFFPEDAHNKYIAFLVFFLFVSPFVVIATLYAIIFVVVKRRKVPGNETCVKQQLRPHQKARMNVLKLACVVVVIFVFSWLPQVVFLFLLMTEWGWDIPCNMRLFRFLALFLAYSTTMTNPCVYFMFSANYRQGLRKMFPWLGIKYKRSSLIQSRTRSRARTWQTNQTDSGAEANIGGHLVTTAI; encoded by the coding sequence ATGGCTGCTAACGGCACGACTAATGGGTCTACGAGTAACATTTTGGGCTGCGGCCCATCATTTGGTGATTCCTACTTCTCAAAAGTCGCCATAATCACAGCAAACGTCGCTATGAGTTTTCTTGCTATTTTAGGGAATTCACTTGTGGTCCGTATCATCCAAAAAAACCCTCGTATGCGGACTTCGTTTAATTACTATATTGCAAACATGGCCGCCTCAGATGTGCTTGTGCAGTTCTTCTCGACGCCGAGAATTGTAAGCGATGCGCTCCTGGCGCCGAGAGTTTGGCTGATCACAGGTCCGTTTGGAGAGATCCTCTGCAAACTCGTGTTCTTCGTTCAAGACATCTGCACTGCAGTGTCTATAGAATGCCTGGTTCTTATCGCTATCGATCGTTTTCTGGCGGTGGTCACACCCACGCGCGCTCGAAGCACGAGCACGAAGATCAGGGCggtcattatcatcatgacTTGGGTCGTAGCTGGTTTGATTTCCTCGCCACAACTACACTTCAGTGTACTATACACGGGGAACAACACTCATCACGTCAGATGTGTTATTGATTGGGGGTCGTTCTTCCCAGAGGATGCGCACAATAAGTATATCGCCTTCCTTgtattttttctgtttgtcTCTCCGTTTGTGGTCATAGCTACACTGTATGCTATAATCTTTGTTGTCGTTAAACGACGTAAGGTTCCCGGAAACGAAACGTGCGTGAAGCAACAGCTTCGACCACACCAGAAAGCGCGAATGAATGTATTAAAGCTCGCGtgtgtggtggtggttatatTTGTATTCAGTTGGCTTCCCCaagttgtgtttttatttttgctgatGACTGAATGGGGCTGGGACATACCGTGTAATATGCGCCTTTTCCGCTTTCTGGCACTTTTCCTGGCGTACTCCACTACCATGACAAACCCATGTGTGTACTTCATGTTCAGTGCAAATTACAGGCAGGGACTTAGGAAGATGTTTCCTTGGCTTGGCATAAAGTACAAGCGTAGTAGTTTGATCCAATCGAGGACACGCTCGCGGGCACGGACATGGCAGACTAATCAGACGGATAGCGGCGCAGAGGCAAACATCGGTGGTCATCTTGTAACTACGGCCATCTAG